TTGCTGATCTGGCCACGGTAGTTTTGGCTTACGAAAATGACATTCCGGTCGGGTGTGGCTGTTTTAAAAAATATGATGACACTACTATCGAAATCAAACGAATGTATGTGGAGGCGGATGTCCGTGGAAAAGGAATTGCGTCACGGATCGTGGGTGAACTGGAAACCTGGGCATTGGAATTAAAAAACGATTCTGCGATACTTGAAACTGGCAAAAAACAACCAGAAGCGATCGCGATGTACCACAAACTAGGATATTTTCCTATCGAGCGATACGGTCAATATTCCGATCTGGACAATAGTGTCCGCATGAGGAAGCAGTTATAAATGCGCCGGTATGTACTTTTAATTCAAACTTCAACTACACTTCGATGACAAAGAAAATACTGGGATTAAGGACCAACATTTATAAAGTTACCGACATCAGCGAAGCCAAGGAATGGTACGCAGCAGCTTTCGGAACCAGACCTTACTTCGACGAACCGTTCTATGTCGGCTTCAACATTGCAGGTTTTGAACTTGGGTTACAGCCAGACGACACCCCCGCCACTGAAAAAACGGACAATGTTGTGACCTATTGGGGAGTGGGAGACATTCAATCTGAGTATGACGCATTTATCGCAGCAGGTGCTACTGAGCACGAAGCTCCAACGAATGTCGGCGGAGAAATCATAGTAGCTTCCGTAAAAGATCCGTGGGGAAATGTGATTGGATTGATATACAATCCAGAATTTGAGATCGAATGATGCCTGCCTAAATATGCTGCAAAATAAAATCGGCGGGGACATTTAGTTTGGTGTGAACGGCTTTGATAAAAGGAATATCAGGTTTTTGCTTCCCATTCAGGATGAGCGAAAGCTTTGCACCGCTCACGCCCAGTGTTTTGGCAAGATCCTTTTGTTTAAGCTTCATCTCATACATTCGAAGTTCGATCATTCCTTCCAACGTCCTTGGCGGTTCAACGTAGTAATGCTCCAGTTCATAGGCCTGAGCGGCCAGGGCCATTGTTCGGATTTTCCCCAATTCAAAATCTGAAAGATTGTTTTCTCCCTTACGCATCAAGCGATCTATTTCGACCATTGCTTTATCGTATTCCGATTCAGTTTTATATTCCAGATTTTCCATTTTAAAGCCTATCTAATTTTACTTTATCGTATTCTGAATGGGTTCCTATAAATTTTATGTAAACCGTTCGTATTCTGAACAAGATTCGTGCTATTATTCTGATATGATTTCCGCGAATGTTAAAAACGTATAAATCGTTACCAACTGCGTCCACGGAATTAAAAACTCTCTTAACTTCATGAAAATTAGACCAATCGCCCTTTCTGAAAATGTGATACCAACTATCGAGTGCTTCTAGCGAGTCCTGATGTTTTTTGCCAAACTTCCGAATCATCTTATAGCTAATTACTACCATTATGGATTATTATAGTGTGTTTACACAAAGTTAACAAATTTTAGCAATTCACAAATAAATTTAGAATATCTAAACAAAAACCCAAATTGTCCGAATCGACCGAAACCCAATTCTACCAAAAATTCTCTCTTTCTCTCCTTGGAATAGGCCTTATTATGCTCGCCATTTATCTTGGGCAGGATATCATTGTGCCACTGGCACTCGCCGGGCTCATTGCTGTGCTGCTACGTCCCGTAGAAAGTTGGCTGATGCGCATCGGTGTTCCCAAAGTCGTTGCAATCAGTCTTGCTGTGATGCTGGCTGTTGTACTCGTGTCCGGCTTGGCTGTATTGCTCTCCATGCAGCTTTCCGAATTTTCCGACGAATGGCCGAAACTCAAAAGAAATGTCAATGAATTTTATCGAGATGCCCGGCGATGGATCCGCAGAGAATATAGCGTGAGTTATCGCCAGCAGGCCGAATACCTCAAAAACGCTCAGACCAAAACGCTTGAAAACTTCCAGGGCGCCGAAACCCTGGGTGTAGTGACAGGACCATTGGGAACATTAATCCTCATTCCGATTTACGCCTTTCTACTGCTATATTACCGCACCATGCTATTGCATTTCATGGTAGTTCTTTTCGCTGAAAAACATAAAGAAAAGGTCCTGGAAACACTCGGACAGATCAAGGCGATTATTCAGAGCTATATGGTCGGCCTGCTGCTGGAAACCACGACGGTTGCTATTCTCAATTCAGTAGGATTATTGATTTTGAATGTTCAGTACGCTGTACTTCTCGGCATTATGGCCGCCATTCTGAACCTGGTACCCTACATTGGCGGACTCGTGGCGACGGCGCTTGCGGTCATGGTCACATTCATCAGCCATCCCGAGCCGGACATATTGCTTGGGGTTGTGGGGGTTTTCATTGCCGTTCAATTTATTGATAACAACTTCCTTGTACCACTAATAGTCGGTTCCAAAGTAAAAATCAATGCACTGGTTTCTATCGTTGGCGTACTGGTGGGAGGTGCGTTGGCCGGTTTTTCCGGAATGTTCCTGTCAATTCCTGCCATTGCGATGATGAAAGTAATATTTGACCGCGTCGATGGCCTGAAACCCTGGGGTATCCTACTGGGTGATCAGACACCCGAACAAGCTAACAATACTTTGTTCAGACTGGTAAAACGCAGAAAACCTCCAAAAAAAGAGGAAGAATAAAAAATGCAGGCAACCAGACATTGCCTGCATTCAATTGAACCTTACTACTTTTCTATGCCACAAATTGCTTCGTATCCACAGTTGCTTTCAAATCATGCAGCAAGCTGAAAAGTCCGAAGAATGTTCTGTTGATATAAATGAAATGCTTTGACCCGCGGTTCATATTCATTTTGCGCAGCTCTTTATCATTTGCATACTTTTCCCCCAATGCAGCCAGTTTCGCAAAGAACTGTTCATCGGAGAAATCAAATGTTTCTGACTGGAATGGCTGGGTCAGCAGACTGAGTATTTCCCGGAAAAGGTTTGAAAAATAAACAGTTTCTTCACGGGTATCTTTATCCGTCAGTATTTCAAGTTCCACTAATCTTGAATGAAATATCGCCGGATTGTTCAGGTTCTCCGATTCTGCCAGCTCGAAGTACGGTGTATAAAACGCTTCGGGAATCTCTTTGATGCAGCCGAAATCAATCGCGATCAGATTGTCCTGATCATCCACCAAGAAATTCCCCGGATGCGGATCCGCGTGTACTTTGCGCAACTGATGAACCTGGAACATATAAAAATCCCACAATGCCTGCCCTATTTTGTTTGACATGTACTGGTCCGGATTTGTCTTGACAAACTCCGACAAATGCTTGCCCGTCATCCAGTCCATCGTAATCACTCGCTCGCAGGAAAATTCCGGGTAGTACTTCGGGAATCGCAAATTCGGAATGTGCGCACAAGCCTCGGCAATTTCACTGCTCTGGGCAATTTCCAGAATGTAATTTGTTTCCTCCGTCAGTTTTGTCTCAACTTCCTTGAAATACTTGTCAGAATCCTTCGCCTGAATGTTGAACATCTTCATCGCGATCGGCTTCACCAACGCAAGATCAGACGAAATACTCTCTGCAACACCCGGGTACTGGATTTTCACTGCAAGATTTTTTCCATTAGCAGTCGCTTTATGCACTTGCCCGATACTCGCGGCATTGATTGCATTCGGATCGAAGGTATCAAAAAGGTCGAGCGGCGATTTACCGAAATACTTCCTGAAAGTCTTCACTACCAGCGGCGCCGACAATGGAGGTACTGAAAATTGTGACAACGAAAATTTCTCGACGTAAGCCTGCGGAAGGAAATTCTTTTCCATACTCAGCATTTGCGCCAATTTTAATGCACTGCCTTTCAGGTTTTTGAGTCCATCGTAAATGTCCTCAGCGTTATTAGTATTCAGATTATCCCTCGCTGACTCGGGATTAGTAATTTTCTCACCGTAATACTTCAAATAATTACCCCCGATTTTAACTCCGGTCGAGATCAATCTGGTGGCACGCTGTATTTTGGAAGTAGGTATGCTGTCTATGGTCTCCATTCCTACTTCAATTTTTCTTTAATGAGAAATTTACCAAAATCGATCACACTTTCGAGTGGTGTGGTATCGATGAGGTCAAACGTTGCCCTGATGGATTTTTCGATAAAAAGGTCAGTTTTTTCAAACCCGATCGATTCATCATCCAGCCAGAATTTAAGCGTAACCATGAATTGTATCCACGCCCCTTCTTCCAAAGCATCCTGCTGCGCCTTACGTATCCGCTCGCTTTTGACTTTGAAATAACCCGCACTGATTTCAGTAATGAATGTCTTAAAATGCGTCCTGAACTCTTTCAGTTTCAATAAGCCGCTCAGCCTGTTCTTGTCCTGCTGCAATGCCAGCACGACATAGCTCCTGTTGGCGGTCAGAATTTCAAAATAAGTGTAATAGTAAGTCAGCAGCTTATCCCGGAAGCCTAGCAAATCCAGATCACCACTTTGGTTGATCAAATTCACCGCAAGTTTATGAAAGCTGACAAATACACTTTTCTCAATCGAATCGATGGAGGCAAAATGTTTATAAAAATCCTTTTCAGCCATTCCATTCTGCTTGCAGAACAAATAAACCGACTCCGGTTTTTTGTTGTTTTCCAAACAGTAATGCATGAATAACTCCGTAATCTTCTCTGCCGTAATTTCCTGGGCGGCGGCAGGTATATCCTTTATTTTTGTAGCCATTATATTACCTGATTAACTAAGGTGATGAATTAGCAAAGTCTGACTTACGGATAACGTAAGAAAAAGAACTAGACAGACATCTTGACAACAAAAATAATCGCCGGAATCATTCAACTTAGGCTTTAAAAATATTGAGGTTCAGGAAATCGTTACGAAATTTCCCCTTAGGATCATATTTCATCGCCAGCTCCCGAAAGTCTGCAAAACGTGGATATCTCTTTTCCAACACATCAGGAGAAATCGTAAAAAGTTTGCCCCAGTGGGGGCGTACATTATAAGGCGCGAGCTCCTTTTCGATCATCGGCAATAGCTTACTAACAGCCGGCCAATCCTGCTTCCAGGTGAAGTGGATCGCCACCGAATCCTGCTTGTAACAGGGACTCATCCAGAAATCATCCGCCGCAATAGTCCGTATCTCAGATGTAAAAAGATGAGGACCAACCTGGCTACCCAGCTTTGAAATCGCCAAAATAGCATCGACCGCGTTAATTCTGGGCACAAAATATTCAGATTGCAGCTCCTTACCACTACTTGGCGTAAAACCCATTTTGAAATGCGGCATACGATCATACCATGGCCCCGGCACGCCCATTTGTGGCGTACAATTTTCGGCGGAAAGCTCAGGTATCGGATGCAGATTTTTGGTTGCTAGTTTTCCGCCGAAAAATTCTTTGTCCGGCAAAGCTTTGAGTGGCTTTTCACTATTTGTTTTATACTTTACCCAAACCTCCGTAATGTCATTGGTAGCCCAGTTTGTAAACAAACTTACGCTATAACCACTGCCTTCGATTTTATCAAAATTGTCGCTTAATTGATCCAAAGGTACATTTTCATATACATGCTGCGCCATAAAGAATGTGGGCTGAATGTCGAGCGTAACTTTCGTCACCACGCCCAATGCACCCAGGTTCACTACCGCCCCATTAAATTGGTCACCATCTTTTTTCCGGCTCAGTTGTACCACATCGCCATTCGCAGTCACCAATTCCATCGCCGAAACAGCCGTAGAAAGGTTACCTTTCTTCTCGCCCGACCCGTGTGTGGCTGTAGCGCACGCACCAGCGATAGATATGTGTGGCAGCGAGGCCAGATTATGCAATGCAAAACCCTTTTTATGAAGGTAAGGGCTTAGCTGACCATATTTCAGGCCTGAATTAACCGTTACCGTTTTGTTTTTTTCATCAATTACAATCTGTTCCTCGGCACCGACCAGGGAAATGAACTGATCTTTGGTATCGGCAATGTTGTTGAAGCAATGCCGTGTTCCAAGCACTTTCAGCTTGTCGTATTTCTTCACAATTTCCTGCACCTGCTTCACGGACTTTGCATTATCCAGACGCTCGGTACTGTATTCGAGGTTACCTGCCCAGTTTTTTAGTTTATCGGCATTGGCGGCCCAGCCTTCCAGCGGT
The genomic region above belongs to Dyadobacter pollutisoli and contains:
- a CDS encoding type II toxin-antitoxin system HigB family toxin; translated protein: MVVISYKMIRKFGKKHQDSLEALDSWYHIFRKGDWSNFHEVKRVFNSVDAVGNDLYVFNIRGNHIRIIARILFRIRTVYIKFIGTHSEYDKVKLDRL
- a CDS encoding helix-turn-helix domain-containing protein translates to MENLEYKTESEYDKAMVEIDRLMRKGENNLSDFELGKIRTMALAAQAYELEHYYVEPPRTLEGMIELRMYEMKLKQKDLAKTLGVSGAKLSLILNGKQKPDIPFIKAVHTKLNVPADFILQHI
- a CDS encoding VOC family protein, yielding MTKKILGLRTNIYKVTDISEAKEWYAAAFGTRPYFDEPFYVGFNIAGFELGLQPDDTPATEKTDNVVTYWGVGDIQSEYDAFIAAGATEHEAPTNVGGEIIVASVKDPWGNVIGLIYNPEFEIE
- a CDS encoding GNAT family N-acetyltransferase yields the protein MTRIKRTNSDDPDFQKLTQALDVELCRIYNTQQADYEEFNRIADLATVVLAYENDIPVGCGCFKKYDDTTIEIKRMYVEADVRGKGIASRIVGELETWALELKNDSAILETGKKQPEAIAMYHKLGYFPIERYGQYSDLDNSVRMRKQL
- a CDS encoding ABC1 kinase family protein, giving the protein METIDSIPTSKIQRATRLISTGVKIGGNYLKYYGEKITNPESARDNLNTNNAEDIYDGLKNLKGSALKLAQMLSMEKNFLPQAYVEKFSLSQFSVPPLSAPLVVKTFRKYFGKSPLDLFDTFDPNAINAASIGQVHKATANGKNLAVKIQYPGVAESISSDLALVKPIAMKMFNIQAKDSDKYFKEVETKLTEETNYILEIAQSSEIAEACAHIPNLRFPKYYPEFSCERVITMDWMTGKHLSEFVKTNPDQYMSNKIGQALWDFYMFQVHQLRKVHADPHPGNFLVDDQDNLIAIDFGCIKEIPEAFYTPYFELAESENLNNPAIFHSRLVELEILTDKDTREETVYFSNLFREILSLLTQPFQSETFDFSDEQFFAKLAALGEKYANDKELRKMNMNRGSKHFIYINRTFFGLFSLLHDLKATVDTKQFVA
- a CDS encoding TetR family transcriptional regulator C-terminal domain-containing protein, producing the protein MATKIKDIPAAAQEITAEKITELFMHYCLENNKKPESVYLFCKQNGMAEKDFYKHFASIDSIEKSVFVSFHKLAVNLINQSGDLDLLGFRDKLLTYYYTYFEILTANRSYVVLALQQDKNRLSGLLKLKEFRTHFKTFITEISAGYFKVKSERIRKAQQDALEEGAWIQFMVTLKFWLDDESIGFEKTDLFIEKSIRATFDLIDTTPLESVIDFGKFLIKEKLK
- a CDS encoding D-arabinono-1,4-lactone oxidase, encoding MKKRTFIKLSSALMTAPLFSPLEGWAANADKLKNWAGNLEYSTERLDNAKSVKQVQEIVKKYDKLKVLGTRHCFNNIADTKDQFISLVGAEEQIVIDEKNKTVTVNSGLKYGQLSPYLHKKGFALHNLASLPHISIAGACATATHGSGEKKGNLSTAVSAMELVTANGDVVQLSRKKDGDQFNGAVVNLGALGVVTKVTLDIQPTFFMAQHVYENVPLDQLSDNFDKIEGSGYSVSLFTNWATNDITEVWVKYKTNSEKPLKALPDKEFFGGKLATKNLHPIPELSAENCTPQMGVPGPWYDRMPHFKMGFTPSSGKELQSEYFVPRINAVDAILAISKLGSQVGPHLFTSEIRTIAADDFWMSPCYKQDSVAIHFTWKQDWPAVSKLLPMIEKELAPYNVRPHWGKLFTISPDVLEKRYPRFADFRELAMKYDPKGKFRNDFLNLNIFKA
- a CDS encoding AI-2E family transporter; the protein is MSESTETQFYQKFSLSLLGIGLIMLAIYLGQDIIVPLALAGLIAVLLRPVESWLMRIGVPKVVAISLAVMLAVVLVSGLAVLLSMQLSEFSDEWPKLKRNVNEFYRDARRWIRREYSVSYRQQAEYLKNAQTKTLENFQGAETLGVVTGPLGTLILIPIYAFLLLYYRTMLLHFMVVLFAEKHKEKVLETLGQIKAIIQSYMVGLLLETTTVAILNSVGLLILNVQYAVLLGIMAAILNLVPYIGGLVATALAVMVTFISHPEPDILLGVVGVFIAVQFIDNNFLVPLIVGSKVKINALVSIVGVLVGGALAGFSGMFLSIPAIAMMKVIFDRVDGLKPWGILLGDQTPEQANNTLFRLVKRRKPPKKEEE